In Periplaneta americana isolate PAMFEO1 chromosome 4, P.americana_PAMFEO1_priV1, whole genome shotgun sequence, one DNA window encodes the following:
- the LOC138698679 gene encoding uncharacterized protein, which yields MSHCNTPCESHLAYIGARLQANEQERQRLQDKYRQLEDEVRTCDAGSSPRQNLKRHWNRLEPESSATPQKYKKTPTRADMQGEKYEVKLMALWFLRALETGHNFDIASNMEVAGSFDDVVLRLGRQTAFLQLKHKKNVGTIQVSQLTNLKGNFSVLQHYKSYCRVRQQWGQHGDLPGDREFKDALFILYTNAKMRTDVVGAAVNNNCDVLNVLTSGGSCYRFSEGPLQEVSDFFQSLSKYLELLKAVGVEELPLDQKMLDVVEGLYGSKVKSPTHVREALKELETAGDVSGILEFLSQLRLFTGQASQHQLDDIIKDELKGVDYDKFLQCVEDWWQNNRHFLTRTEPFWQQLCADHISESLLKQLQRVEVNFQETVLQELGSKILSLKGLVYIVTQGTVELSILKLHKSLGAEPHLLVRYSELAARWHDVQALWGSWCRVLVVVLDATNPPDLPADPHLTLVCISNSDCGGQFPTLTDNTCLSDLDDGSQRLVLEKPVSFQGCRIAAKAVVGTDKQAVSADAVIQLLTCEPVMGAAVTVDFYIPRTLQVCNKVRTQIASDRAVGCSVVLAMSASGLRGCRTREGISLINTEEDFNNLTERYSSVHWLYMDNGELTWKKSHGDMTILRKHLNKTSEYKNVMEVSQRVVVVSADPGMGKSTLLSHLAREIKQADPSMFVILVSLGDSTRLLRDLPGQPSLEHVINFLLCVADIPETWEPLFRCKLLNMQNVCVLFDDYDEISPIYSHKVNLILKQLVATGLQKLWVTTKPTLKEELEKELSTLALTLEPFSSSDQKHFLSFKWKQCIPSLQESLEDNFSRKLLHLMKGNFRKFLGIPLQCAFLCEAFQSDLRISIEKGESCLPDVLNLFKFCTKFIDAKLLNYYERNKMDTTKPAVQEVCNLKKANVERNYSITAAFLLLQPDVAEIPALKESKDEYDEFVRKLKDCSENVGIVKCTGSKLEFILNTIKEYFLALWLARNFKQDYVSRLLKVFLCDADDDANDLTRAVYSSGAGDAVREELLNLNFRNVRHFFTHFLVKDLELHSAVLDLEVPAVLELLSANKLDVRARDSGGQTVLHAAVLRQVDLSGGDSNQLAEDLIRALIVCGADPGIQDDVFHWRPLHLADSVKAWTAVVFLFEAQPFVEDLVNVKSKIREGDDSVIQALLSVALRKGCVHLIRFLLECGLNIEHPVVFENSFKVYESTMLLEATRHGHLNLVKLLVDEGCNIEHRDSLYKRTALMCAVQHSHRDILEFLLQKGANIMIRDADGKTAMDIARNENNVEALTLLLPQSTFEMLHIGRRRVDSLSSLNF from the exons GGTGCGAACCTGCGATGCAGGATCCAG CCCtcgtcagaatttgaagaggcaTTGGAACAGACTCGAACCAGAG AGCTCAGCAACTCCTCAGAAGTATAAGAAAACTCCGACTCGTGCGGACATGCAAGGGGAGAAGTACGAGGTGAAGCTGATGGCCCTCTGGTTCCTGCGCGCACTGGAGACTGGCCACAACTTCGACATTGCCTCCAACATGGAAGTAGCGGGCTCGTTTGACGATGTTGTGCTGAGACTGGGCAGGCAGACAGCTTTCTTGCAGctcaaacacaaaaaaaatgttggCACAATACAGGTCAGCCAGCTCACAAATCTTAAGGGAAACTTCAGTGTGCTGCAGCACTACAAGTCGTACTGCAGGGTGAGGCAGCAGTGGGGTCAGCACGGTGACCTGCCGGGTGACAGGGAGTTCAAAGACGCGTTGTTCATTTTGTATACCAATGCCAAAATGAGAACTGATGTAGTAGGGGctgcagttaataataattgtgatgttTTGAATGTACTTACCTCTGGAGGAAGTTGTTATCGCTTTTCAGAAGGTCCTCTTCAGGAAGTCAGCGATTTCTTTCAGAGCTTATCCAAATATCTGGAACTGTTGAAAGCAGTTGGGGTGGAAGAGTTGCCACTAGATCAGAAGATGCTTGACGTTGTTGAGGGACTGTATGGGAGTAAAGTGAAATCACCGACTCACGTGAGAGAAGCGTTGAAAGAACTGGAAACTGCAGGTGATGTTTCCGGTATTCTGGAGTTTCTGTCTCAGTTACGTCTGTTCACAGGGCAGGCATCTCAGCATCAGCTTGATGACATCATAAAGGATGAACTGAAGGGCGTTGACTATGATAAATTTTTGCAATGTGTTGAAGACTGGTGGCAGAATAACAGACACTTTCTAACAAGAACTGAGCCTTTTTGGCAGCAGCTTTGTGCTGATCATATCTCTGAGTCTTTGCTGAAGCAGCTGCAGAGGGTTGAAGTTAATTTCCAGGAGACAGTGCTTCAAGAGCTGGGATCTAAGATTCTGTCTCTGAAGGGGCTTGTATACATTGTCACGCAGGGGACCGTGGAACTCAGCATCCTCAAGCTGCACAAGAGTTTGGGCGCAGAGCCCCATCTTCTCGTGCGGTACAGCGAGTTGGCTGCACGGTGGCATGATGTGCAGGCACTGTGGGGCAGTTGGTGCAGAGTGCTGGTGGTGGTGCTCGATGCCACCAACCCCCCTGACCTGCCCGCTGATCCCCACTTGACGCTGGTCTGCATATCGAACTCGGACTGCGGTGGTCAGTTCCCTACTCTCACCGACAACACGTGCCTGAGCGACTTGGATGATGGGTCTCAGCGGCTGGTGTTGGAGAAACCGGTCAGCTTCCAGGGGTGCAGAATTGCTGCTAAAGCCGTTGTTGGCACCGACAAGCAGGCCGTGTCTGCTGACGCTGTTATCCAGTTGCTGACATGCGAGCCTGTGATGGGAGCAGCAGTGACTGTGGACTTTTACATTCCTCGCACTTTGCAAGTCTGCAATAAAGTGAGAACGCAGATTGCTTCTGATAGAGCAGTGGGCTGCTCAGTGGTGTTGGCCATGTCTGCATCTGGTTTGAGGGGGTGCCGGACACGTGAGggaatttcattaataaacacagAAGAGGACTTCAATAATCTGACTGAGAGGTACTCCTCTGTGCATTGGCTGTACATGGACAACGGTGAACTGACGTGGAAGAAGTCACATGGGGACATGACGATCCTGCGGAAACACTTAAACAAAACTTCCGAATACAAGAACGTGATGGAGGTGTCACAGCGAGTGGTGGTGGTGTCAGCGGATCCTGGGATGGGCAAGTCCACCTTGCTTAGCCATCTAGCACGAGAAATAAAGCAGGCAGATCCTTCCATGTTTGTAATATTGGTGAGTCTAGGTGACTCCACAAGACTGCTGCGTGACTTGCCTGGTCAGCCTAGCCTAGAACACGTCATTAATTTCCTTCTATGCGTTGCAGACATTCCAGAAACTTGGGAGCCGCTGTTCAGGTGCAAGCTACTCAACATGCAGAATGTTTGCGTGCTGTTCGATGACTACGATGAAATATCTCCAATCTATTCACACAAAGTGAACCTAATTCTGAAACAGCTTGTGGCGACAGGATTGCAGAAGCTGTGGGTCACAACAAAACCCACGTTGAAGGAAGAATTGGAGAAGGAGTTGTCAACGTTAGCTCTCACCTTGGAGCCGTTCTCTTCGTCAGATCAAAAACATTTTCTGTCTTTTAAGTGGAAGCAATGTATACCAAGTCTTCAGGAATCGCTGGAAGATAATTTTAGTAGAAAATTGCTTCATTTAATGAAGGGAAATTTCCGCAAGTTTTTAGGTATTCCATTGCAATGCGCATTTCTGTGTGAGGCTTTTCAGAGTGATTTGAGAATATCTATTGAAAAAGGAGAATCATGTCTCCCTGACGtgttaaatttgtttaaattttgcACTAAGTTCATAGATGCGAAACTTCTGAATTACTACGAAAGAAATAAGATGGACACAACGAAGCCTGCAGTGCAGGAGGTCTGCAACCTCAAGAAAGCAAATGTTGAACGAAATTATTCCATCACTGCTGCCTTCCTGCTGCTGCAGCCTGATGTGGCTGAAATTCCTGCTTTGAAAGAGAGTAAAGATGAATATGATGAGTTTGTCAGGAAGCTGAAAGATTGCAGTGAAAATGTCGGGATTGTCAAGTGCACTGGCAGCAAACTCGAGTTCATACTTAATACTATCAAGGAGTACTTCCTCGCACTCTGGTTGGCTAGAAATTTCAAGCAGGATTATGTTTCTCGTTTACTGAAAGTTTTCTTATGTGACGCTGATGATGATGCGAATGACTTGACCAGAGCTGTGTATAGCTCTGGCGCAGGCGATGCTGTTAGAGAGGAGCTTTTGAATCTGAATTTCAGAAATGTCAGACACTTTTTTACCCACTTTCTAGTCAAGGATCTCGAGTTGCACTCTGCTGTGCTGGATCTGGAAGTGCCCGCAGTGCTTGAGCTGCTCTCCGCAAACAAACTGGATGTCAGGGCTAGAGACTCGGGTGGCCAAACCGTTCTTCACGCAGCTGTGCTGCGGCAGGTTGATTTGAGTGGTGGAGACTCTAATCAGTTGGCGGAGGACTTGATCAGAGCCCTCATTGTCTGTGGAGCTGACCCCGGCATCCAGGATGACGTGTTTCATTGGAGACCTCTTCATCTGGCTGATAGCGTCAAGGCATGGACTGCAGTCGTCTTTTTGTTTGAAGCGCAACCATTTGTTGAAGACCTGGTTAATGTTAAGAGTAAAATCAGAGAAGGAGATGACAGTGTAATTCAAGCATTGCTAAGTGTAGCTCTCAGGAAGGGTTGTGTCCATCTGATCAGATTCCTGCTGGAATGCGGTCTGAATATCGAGCATCCAGTCGTCTTTGAAAACAGTTTCAAAGTATATGAGTCAACAATGTTGCTCGAAGCAACCAGACATGGACATCTGAACCTGGTGAAGCTTCTGGTTGACGAAGGCTGCAACATAGAGCACAGGGACTCCCTGTACAAGCGAACCGCTCTGATGTGCGCAGTGCAGCATTCACACAGAGACATCCTGGAATTCTTGCTGCAGAAAGGTGCTAATATCATGATCCGCGACGCAGATGGGAAAACTGCTATGGACATCGCTCgtaatgaaaacaatgttgagGCCCTTACATTATTGTTACCACAGTCGACATTCGAGATGCTTCATATTGGGAGACGCAGAGTTGATAGTCTTTCGAGCCTCAACTTCTAA